In Nitrospira sp., the following proteins share a genomic window:
- a CDS encoding lipoprotein-releasing ABC transporter permease subunit translates to MSMPYEIFVGLRYLRAKRRNRTISLNTFVSIAGITLGVAALIGTVGIMTGFKEDIQAKILGTTAHIIVQDRMKDGMSDYEPTTKQIEAVQDVVAATPFVLKQVLLTTPNGVQGIVLRGIDPQREGHVTELAKNLGTGELSDLSKPVKIKQPPADDPTGPAVETEKPGIILGKELAMRLGAFVGDTVNVVSPVGPISAMGMVPKIRTFAVVGLFHSGMYEYDSSLAYIDLAEAQKFFNMGSTVSGIEVKVTDVFRANDIAHNIEGSLGFVYGARDWMQMNRNLFSALKLEKTMMFLLLVLITIVASFNIVSTLTMIVTEKQKEIAILKAMGATRKSIRRIFMLNGLIIGFSGTAIGIPLGYAFLWLIQTFWAFDPTVYYISRIPVHVQALDVLLVAGSAILISFAATVYPSLQAAKLEPVAALRYE, encoded by the coding sequence GTTCGTGTCGATCGCCGGGATTACGCTCGGCGTGGCCGCCCTGATCGGGACCGTCGGCATCATGACCGGCTTCAAAGAGGACATTCAGGCCAAGATTCTCGGGACCACGGCCCATATCATCGTGCAGGACCGTATGAAAGACGGCATGTCCGACTACGAACCGACCACGAAACAGATTGAAGCCGTCCAGGATGTCGTCGCCGCCACACCGTTTGTCCTGAAGCAGGTCCTGCTCACCACGCCGAACGGCGTCCAGGGCATCGTGCTTCGCGGGATCGACCCTCAGCGGGAAGGGCATGTCACCGAGCTCGCCAAGAATCTCGGAACCGGCGAACTGTCCGACTTGAGCAAACCCGTGAAGATCAAGCAACCGCCGGCCGACGACCCCACCGGTCCGGCCGTCGAAACGGAGAAACCGGGCATCATCCTCGGCAAAGAGCTGGCTATGCGCCTCGGAGCTTTCGTGGGCGACACGGTCAACGTGGTCTCGCCCGTCGGCCCGATCAGCGCCATGGGCATGGTCCCGAAGATTCGCACCTTTGCCGTCGTCGGCCTCTTTCATTCCGGCATGTACGAATACGATTCCTCGCTGGCCTATATCGACCTTGCCGAGGCCCAAAAGTTCTTCAATATGGGCTCGACCGTCTCCGGCATCGAAGTGAAAGTCACCGACGTCTTTCGCGCGAACGACATCGCTCACAACATCGAAGGCTCATTGGGATTTGTCTACGGCGCGAGAGATTGGATGCAGATGAACCGCAATCTCTTTTCAGCGCTGAAGCTGGAGAAGACGATGATGTTTCTCCTCCTGGTCCTGATCACCATCGTCGCCTCGTTCAATATCGTCAGTACCCTCACGATGATCGTGACGGAAAAGCAAAAAGAGATCGCAATTCTGAAAGCCATGGGGGCGACCAGGAAGAGCATCCGGCGCATCTTTATGCTGAACGGTCTCATCATCGGCTTCAGCGGCACGGCCATCGGCATTCCCCTGGGCTACGCCTTCCTCTGGCTGATCCAGACCTTTTGGGCGTTCGACCCGACCGTCTATTACATTTCCAGAATTCCCGTCCACGTCCAGGCGCTCGATGTGCTCCTTGTGGCTGGTTCCGCCATCCTCATCAGCTTTGCCGCGACCGTCTACCCGTCTCTCCAGGCGGCCAAGCTTGAACCAGTCGCGGCCCTGCGATACGAATGA
- a CDS encoding ABC transporter ATP-binding protein, translating into MIRITDLHKSFTMGSQELTVLKGIDLEIPRGQMVAIVGASGAGKSTMLHIMGMLDRPTKGTVYFDNQDLFQMSEAQQAEFRNRRIGFVFQFHHLLPEFTALENACMPALIQRRPIEEVEQEATTLLQEVGLGQRLHHKPGELSGGEQQRVAVARALLQKPDLVLADEPTGNLDTHTGEALFGLLRDLNRTRKTTFVIVTHNDKLSAQSDRIIYMQDGMIV; encoded by the coding sequence ATGATCCGAATAACGGACCTCCACAAATCCTTCACCATGGGTTCACAAGAACTCACCGTGCTCAAGGGGATCGATCTGGAAATTCCACGCGGGCAAATGGTGGCGATCGTCGGGGCGTCAGGCGCCGGGAAGAGCACCATGCTCCATATCATGGGGATGCTCGACCGGCCGACAAAGGGGACCGTCTACTTCGACAATCAGGATCTCTTCCAGATGTCCGAGGCGCAGCAGGCCGAATTCCGCAACCGCCGCATCGGCTTTGTCTTTCAGTTTCACCATCTATTGCCGGAATTCACCGCGCTGGAAAATGCCTGCATGCCGGCGCTCATCCAGCGGCGGCCGATCGAGGAAGTCGAGCAGGAAGCTACGACCCTGCTTCAAGAAGTCGGACTGGGACAGCGGCTTCACCATAAACCGGGAGAACTCTCCGGGGGCGAACAACAACGTGTCGCGGTTGCCCGGGCACTGCTGCAGAAACCCGATCTCGTCCTGGCCGATGAACCGACCGGAAACCTTGACACCCATACAGGCGAAGCCCTGTTTGGCCTGCTTCGTGATCTGAACCGAACCCGCAAGACCACCTTCGTGATTGTGACCCATAACGACAAGCTCTCCGCCCAGTCCGACCGCATCATTTACATGCAAGACGGGATGATCGTCTAA
- the traF gene encoding conjugal transfer protein TraF, whose amino-acid sequence MKHLFIRALGLTALMLIPNQVLAVEFVTVGPRAAGMGGAGVAITTDALATYWNPAGLAMTQTVDIRIQATAQGVDRHGVRQSLQDIEDLDKSNTPANLSRAQDLANRLNRPGASLSASGATGLYFKGHFGEHAFGFNLSDVATAGSFLSRPVTATGGGALTIDGQMALRGLEARQAAFSYAYAFAEKTFAVGITAKAIQGAAYSGSATINGQDLTLSESFGKSKLSTAFAVDVGAIYRPASWLRLGVVAKDLTQPQFDAPDGTKLKMLPQVRGGVAVNPYSSLTLTADMDVTSNKTFVPGIKSQVLSVGVEQTILNEFLSLRAGAYKNVQDAASTITPTAGFGLRIFALRMDFGGGYDFRERGILASGSVSLTF is encoded by the coding sequence ATGAAACATTTATTTATTCGCGCTCTTGGGTTGACTGCCCTCATGCTGATTCCGAATCAGGTCCTGGCCGTGGAATTTGTCACCGTCGGCCCCCGGGCCGCCGGCATGGGTGGCGCTGGAGTGGCGATTACGACAGATGCCCTGGCCACCTATTGGAACCCGGCCGGCCTGGCCATGACACAGACTGTGGATATCCGAATACAGGCTACTGCGCAGGGGGTGGATCGCCACGGAGTCCGCCAATCATTGCAGGACATTGAAGATTTGGATAAGAGCAATACCCCTGCTAATCTCAGCCGTGCACAAGACTTGGCAAACCGGTTAAACCGGCCCGGCGCGTCCCTGTCGGCAAGTGGTGCCACGGGACTCTATTTCAAAGGACATTTTGGCGAGCATGCGTTTGGATTTAACCTGTCAGACGTGGCAACCGCCGGAAGCTTCTTGTCCCGACCAGTGACGGCCACCGGTGGAGGGGCGCTCACAATTGACGGGCAAATGGCGCTGCGCGGTCTTGAAGCCAGACAAGCGGCGTTTTCCTATGCCTACGCTTTCGCTGAAAAGACATTTGCCGTTGGAATTACAGCAAAAGCCATTCAAGGTGCCGCCTATTCTGGTTCAGCCACGATTAACGGTCAGGATCTCACGCTATCCGAGAGCTTCGGCAAGTCGAAGCTCTCAACTGCCTTTGCCGTCGATGTCGGCGCCATCTATCGTCCCGCATCCTGGCTGCGGCTTGGAGTGGTCGCCAAAGATCTTACCCAGCCACAATTCGATGCGCCCGATGGCACCAAGCTCAAAATGCTGCCGCAAGTGCGAGGCGGCGTTGCCGTGAACCCCTACTCGTCGCTCACGTTGACGGCCGATATGGATGTCACCTCAAACAAGACCTTTGTCCCGGGGATAAAGAGCCAAGTACTGAGCGTCGGTGTAGAACAAACGATTTTGAACGAGTTTCTTTCTCTTCGAGCCGGTGCCTATAAGAATGTCCAGGACGCCGCCTCGACGATTACGCCCACTGCAGGGTTTGGACTACGGATATTTGCTCTCCGTATGGACTTCGGCGGAGGCTATGATTTCCGTGAACGCGGCATATTGGCTTCGGGCTCTGTCTCTTTGACGTTCTAA